One region of Plasmodium vivax chromosome 7, whole genome shotgun sequence genomic DNA includes:
- a CDS encoding hypothetical protein, conserved (encoded by transcript PVX_098855A), protein MTTGIYFLILLIFFYAYLSYLLYQLLIRNRKVSPVASANLTGEKTRNFLFVFLFFCHISRIISLTILTYLDIRYYVIDYNTLLLFPNFYFYLIILKAIPTYLFLSSFTIIILFWSQVYYASILVSAPHLQSLYIFLNGLVYAVHIILASLSYFTQTFYNYIFYNYILESIIDYIIAIAFLYYGVKVTKKLEEKSKGISKSNSIVKRILSLAIIMFVILALKGLYSFWCFVKDANFYNSYFDLPTCDAISYFISECIPSLLIIHTFQSNKDKNSMNFEYTTPLCSDTFDPYDLKFKKKKAKKKTNV, encoded by the exons ATGACTACGG GCATTTATTTCCTAATCCTGTTAATCTTTTTCTATGCCTACCTGAGTTACCTGCTATACCAACTGCTAATAAGAAACAGGAAAGTTTCGCCAGTAGCCTCCGCCAATTTGACGGGGGAGAAGACAAGGaattttttgttcgtttttttgtttttctgcCACATAA gcAGAATAATATCCCTTACAATTTTGACCTACCTGGACATACGCTATTACGTGATTGACTACAACACGCTGCTGttatttcccaatttttatttctacttAATCATATTGAAAGCCATCCCCAcgtacctttttttgtcatcTTTCACGATTATAATACTTTTTTGGTCCCAAGTTTACTATGCGTCTATATTAGTGTCCGCCCCGCACTTACA ATCGCTGTACATTTTCCTAAATGGCCTTGTGTACGCAGTACAtatcattttggctagcttgaGCTATTTCACCCAGACGTTCTACaactacattttttacaactacATCCTGGAGTCCATAATAGATTACATAATAGCCATAGCATTTCTGTACTATGGGGTTAAG GTGACCAAGAAgctggaagaaaaaagcaagGGAATTTCAAAAAGCAACAGCATCGTAAAAAGG ATACTGTCTTTGGCTATTATTATGTTTGTCATTTTGGCCCTGAAGGGATTATACTCCTTTTGGTGTTTCGTGAAGGATGCGAACTTTTACAACTCCTACTTCGATTTACCCACTTGCGACGCGATA TCTTATTTCATCTCAGAATGCATCCCGTCGCTCCTCATCATTCACACCTTTCAATCCAATAAGGACAAAAAC TCGATGAACTTTGAGTACACCACTCCTCTGTGTTCAGACACATTCGACCCGTATGATTTAAAattcaaaaagaaaaaggcaaagaagaaaacgaatgtgtag
- a CDS encoding hypothetical protein, conserved (encoded by transcript PVX_098860A) — MKKDKTKEELKESYENYLSFNEDAKKWFYSKIEKNKMMHIQEKYDSFLKSYENKKKHVTEKYNLKKYLTIIHNLLLLCFITFDIFFNFLKVCAKNGKRFLHNPLLYIHNAKMVVKKNISYGLKLMKAYKNLLCAAALFLLREKKKIAKEIQNVLLFLFQLLNFYLFKSLEAMYQYFYFRYCDIFRATKFFKVFA, encoded by the coding sequence atgaaaaaggacaaaacgaAGGAGGAGCTAAAGGAAAGCTACGAAAATTACCTGAGCTTCAACGAAGATGCGAAGAAATGGTTTTACagtaaaattgaaaaaaataaaatgatgcaCATACAAGAAAAATACGACTCCTTCCTCAAGTCCTacgaaaacaaaaagaaacatgtcacggaaaaatataacttaaaaaaatacttaacCATAATTCATAATTTGCTGCTATTATGCTTCATCacttttgacattttttttaacttcctcaaagtgtgtgcaaaaaatgggaagcgcTTTTTACACAACCCTCTCCTGTACATACACAACGCCAAAAtggttgtaaaaaaaaatatttcctatGGACTGAAGCTGATGAAGGCATATAAGAACCTGCTCTGCGCCGCTGCTCTATTTTTgttgagggagaagaagaaaatcgCCAAGGAAATCCAAAACgtccttctcttcctcttccagcttttgaatttttaccttttcaaGTCGCTCGAGGCCATGTACCAGTATTTTTACTTCAGGTACTGCGACATTTTCAGGGCCACCAAGTTTTTTAAGGTTTTCGCGTGA